In Populus alba chromosome 1, ASM523922v2, whole genome shotgun sequence, a single window of DNA contains:
- the LOC118040131 gene encoding probable glutathione S-transferase yields the protein MAGDQVTLLDFWASPFGMRVRIALAEKGVKYEYSEQDLKNKSALLLQMNPVHKKIPVLVHNGKPVCESLIIVQYIDDVWKEKAPLLPSDPYQRAQSRFWADFVDKKLYDLGRKIWTTKGEDQEAAKKDFIDSLKLLEGELGDKPYFGGETLGYVDVTLVPFYCWFYAYETVGNFNLEADCPKLIAYCKRCLQKESVSKSLEDPQKVRDFVVMRRKMLGLE from the exons ATGGCTGGTGATCAAGTAACCCTGTTGGATTTCTGGGCAAGTCCATTTGGTATGAGAGTGAGAATAGCATTGGCTGAAAAGGGTGTAAAGTACGAGTACAGTGAACAAGATTTGAAGAACAAAAGTGCTTTACTTCTTCAAATGAATCCTGTTCACAAGAAAATCCCAGTTCTTGTCCATAATGGGAAACCTGTTTGTGAGTCACTTATCATAGTTCAGTATATTGATGACGTGTGGAAGGAAAAGGCTCCTTTGTTGCCTTCTGATCCTTACCAGAGAGCTCAGTCAAGGTTCTGGGCAGATTTTGTTGACAAAAAG TTATATGACCTTGGGAGGAAGATATGGACAACAAAAGGAGAAGATCAGGAGGCAGCCAAGAAGGATTTCATCGACAGCCTCAAGCTTTTGGAAGGGGAGCTTGGAGACAAGCCTTATTTTGGGGGCGAGACCCTCGGCTACGTTGATGTAACACTAGTTCCTTTCTATTGCTGGTTTTATGCCTATGAAACAGTCGGCAACTTCAATTTAGAGGCTGACTGTCCAAAGCTGATTGCTTACTGTAAGAGGTGCTTGCAGAAAGAGAGTGTATCCAAGTCTCTTGAAGATCCACAGAAAGTCCGTGATTTCGTTGTGATGAGGAGAAAGATGCTTGGGCTCGAGTAA
- the LOC118040123 gene encoding receptor like protein 27, with product MKGYWRLACCFSFLPFLCPANSSFTPLSQASSHHFFGQHCSSSEKTALLQLKRDLSAAKPESSIPLQPSSGSLLTSWKPNTDCCSWESVNCHEVTKHVIGLNLGGHNLSGLVNSIKFLNLPYLERLNLVNCTIGEIPSFVQKLGGLVELDLSINKIHGKVPRWIWLLESLVYLNLSNNFLDGFEAPPSAPFLSSLTSLDLTCNLIEGSIPTLPISISFLSLAKNKLTGEIPVSLCSLSNLTILDACYNYMSGQIPKCLEALGDTLIVLNLRKNRFSGLMPWKFTKECSLKTLNLYANQLTGKIPMSLKHCKRLQVLDLGDNQINDTFPFWLGVLPDLRVLILQSNSLRGPIGEPLTSNDFPMLQILDISSNYFTGNLPLDYFAIWKSMRIKLNGSQMYMGSYYYREWMSITSKGHRMDDINILTIFNVLDLSNNLFEGEIPEVIGDLKLLEVLNLSANNLIGEIPLSLSKLTLLESLDLSKNKLIGEIPTKLLSLTFLSVLNFSYNRLEGKIPIGNQFSTFSNDSYKGNIGLCGFPLSKKCDDVEDHLSSGAQRESILSDPGSPFSWKFALVGYGCGAPVGVAIGYILFWRTKRCTEWIEQSFKVKSRHAFVSISVQVWDLYGSCCTFMSCSDYSIEHRMTFRLSVAAAIMSFADSFTGFGLGFTKDLASGHAWKETARKKPNQ from the exons ATGAAAGGTTATTGGCGACTAGCTTGTTGCTTTTCATTCCTACCCTTCTTATGTCCAGCAAACTCTAGTTTCACACCATTGTCACAAGCTTCTTCTCACCATTTCTTTGGCCAACATTGCAGTAGCAGTGAAAAAACAGCCTTGCTCCAACTCAAAAGGGATTTATCTGCAGCCAAACCTGAATCCTCTATTCCTCTCCAGCCTTCCTCAGGTTCTTTGCTTACTTCATGGAAGCCTAACACTGATTGTTGCTCGTGGGAAAGTGTCAATTGCCATGAAGTTACAAAACATGTGATTGGCCTTAACCTTGGTGGTCACAACCTTTCTGGTCTTGTTAATTCAATCAAGTTTCTTAACCTCCCCTACCTTGAAAGGCTGAATCTTGTCAACTGCACTATTGGAGAAATCCCGAGTTTCGTGCAGAAACTAGGTGGGTTGGTTGAGCTTGACCTTTCTATCAACAAAATCCATGGCAAAGTGCCTAGATGGATTTGGCTATTAGAAAGCTTAGTTTACTTAAATCTGTCCAACAATTTCTTGGATGGATTTGAAGCACCACCTTCTGCTCCGTTTTTAAGCTCTTTGACCTCTCTCGATCTTACCTGCAATTTAATAGAAGGATCGATTCCAACTCTACCAATCTCTATCAGCTTCCTCTCACTTGCAAAGAACAAGCTCACTGGAGAGATTCCTGTATCATTATGCAGCTTGAGCAACCTGACAATCTTGGATGCCTGTTATAATTACATGTCAGGCCAAATTCCAAAATGTCTTGAGGCCCTTGGTGATACCCTCATCGTACTAAATCTGCGGAAGAATAGATTTTCCGGATTGATGCCCTGGAAATTCACTAAAGAATGCAGCCTCAAGACACTCAACTTATATGCTAATCAGTTGACAGGGAAAATTCCAATGTCTCTGAAGCATTGCAAACGCCTTCAAGTTTTAGACCTTGGAGATAACCAGATTAACGACACGTTTCCTTTCTGGTTAGGGGTGCTTCCCGATTTGCGTGTTCTTATCCTACAATCAAATAGTTTGCGTGGTCCCATTGGTGAGCCATTGACATCAAATGACTTCCCAATGCTTCAAATCTTGGATATATCCTCGAATTATTTTACAGGAAATTTGCCATTGGATTACTTTGCAATATGGAAGTCAATGAGGATCAAGTTGAATGGGTCACAGATGTATATGGGATCTTACTATTACAGGGAGTGGATGTCAATAACAAGCAAAGGACACAGAATGGATGATATAAACATCTTAACAATTTTCAATGTCCTAGACCTGTCAAACAATCTTTTTGAAGGAGAGATTCCTGAAGTGATTGGTGATCTCAAGTTGCTAGAGGTACTCAATCTGTCTGCAAATAATCTGATAGGTGAGATCCCACTATCTCTATCAAAGTTGACATTGCTTGAGTCCTTAGACCTCTCAAAAAACAAGCTCATAGGTGAGATCCCAACGAAACTATTAAGCTTGACATTCCTATCGGTTCTCAATTTTTCGTATAATAGGTTAGAGGGGAAGATTCCAATAGGGAATCAATTTTCTACCTTCTCTAATGATTCCTACAAGGGAAACATTGGGTTGTGCGGGTTCCCATTGTCAAAGAAATGTGATGATGTTGAAGATCATCTGTCATCAGGAGCTCAACGAGAAAGCATCCTTTCGGATCCAGGTAGTCCATTTAGTTGGAAATTTGCTTTGGTTGGATATGGATGTGGGGCGCCTGTGGGAGTTGCCATTGGTTACATCTTGTTTTGGAGGACCAAGAGATGCACTGAGTGGATTGAACAATCATTCAAG GTAAAATCCAGACATGCCTTTGTTTCAATATCTGTGCAAGTATGGGATTTGTATGGCTCATGTTGTACTTTTATG AGCTGTTCAGATTATAGCATTGAGCATAGAATGACTTTCAGACTTTCAGTTGCTGCTGCAATCATGTCGTTTGCCGACTCCTTTACAGGATTTGGACTTGGATTTACTAAA GATCTTGCATCTGGTCATGCTTGGAAGGAAACAGCAAGGAAGAAGCCTAATCAATGA